From Quercus lobata isolate SW786 chromosome 1, ValleyOak3.0 Primary Assembly, whole genome shotgun sequence, one genomic window encodes:
- the LOC115955594 gene encoding uncharacterized protein LOC115955594, which produces MIAALNRFISRSADRCKPFFLLLHKWKGFEWNEDCVVAFQQLKEYLVRPPIMSSPNADEVLFAYIAVASHAVSLVLIREDNGTQRPVYYVSKSLQEAETRYLPLEKAILAVVQATRKLPHYFQAHTVVVLTQLPIKSVLRSADYTSRIAKWGTILGAFDIRYMPRTAVKGQVLADLIAEFVEPTLEEQNVAGPLGADEKMISTVSQHENTWWKAHVDGTANQRGSGLGLVLLSPKGITIEKSLRLGFAATNNKAEYEALLEGMGIIRKLGGKSIDMFSDLRLIVGQINGDMEAKDERMQEYLVRVKHLQTQFHHFRLTHVPRNGNTHADSLATLATSSAQPLPRVILVEEVLRPSTEKANGIGIHNIRAGPSWIDPIVLYLKHDTLPDDKVEAGKIRRKATRFWLSEDSKLYRRSFSGPYLLCVHPEATELILEELHEGICGSHTGGRSLSHRALTMGYWWLSMHKEALDYVKKCDQCQRFTLSIHQPGGELNPMSSPWLFAQWGLDILGPFSKATGNRKFLLVGTDYFTKWRLDDAKGRWVEELAHVLWTYRTTPRRSTGETPFSMTYGAEAVIPLEVNFPTQRTTTFCPAANDKLLEKGLDLIDERREGAMVHLANYQQKLKQGYDAKVKSRPLAPRDLVLRKVLGTARNPAWGKLGPNWEGPYRITSVAGIGAYFRRLG; this is translated from the exons ATGATAGCAgctttaaaccgtttcatctcGCGCTCAGCAGATAGATGCAAGCCATTCTTTCTCCTATTacacaagtggaaaggatttgagtggaaTGAAGATTGCGTTGTAGCTTTCCAACAATTAAAGGAGTACCTCGTCCGACCACCAATTATGTCCAGTCCAAATGCCGAcgaggttttgtttgcctacatTGCGGTAGCCTCGCATGCGGTGAGCTTGGTGCTAATCCGAGAAGACAACGGCACACAGCGACCAGTCTATTACGTTAGTAAATCACTGCAGGAGGCAGAAACACGTTATCTTCCCCTCGAGAAGGCTATCTTGGCTGTCGTGCAGGCCACGCGAAAGCTTCCACACTACTTTCAAGCGCACACTGTGGTGGTACTGACACAACTCCCCATAAAGTCTGTCCTACGCAGTGCCGATTACACAAGCAGAATTGCAAAGTGGGGAACGATCTTGGGCGCTTTCGATATTAGGTACATGCCTCGTACTGCTGTAAAGGGCCAGGTCCTTGCCGACCTAATAGCAGAGTTTGTGGAGCCCACGCTAGAGGAACAAAACGTGGCAGGACCTCTAGGGGCTGATGAGAAGATGATCAGCACGGTCTCCCAACATGAAAACACCTGGTGGAAAGCGCACGTCGATGGCACAGCgaaccaaaggggctcagggTTAGGACTTGTCCTACTTTCACCTAAAGGGATAACCATAGAGAAGTCATTGAGACTCGGGTTTGCAGCCACGAATAACAAAGCCGAATATGAGGCGCTATTGGAAGGAATGGGAATAATCCGGAAGTTGGGGGGAAAATCCATAGACATGTTCTCGGATTTAAGACTTATTGTGGGGCAGATAAATGGGGACATGGAAGCAAAGgacgaaagaatgcaagagtatctagtTCGGGTTAAGCACCTGCagacccaatttcatcacttcCGCCTGACGCACGTACCCAGAAATGGGAACACTCATGCTGATTCTCTTGCAACGttggctacctcctcggctcaaCCCCTACCCCGAGTCATTCTGGTAGAAGAGGTCCTCCGTCCATCAACAGAAAAGGCAAATGGGATTGGAATACATAACATCAGGGCAGGACCGAGCTGGATAGACCCTATCGTTCTGTACTTAAAGCATGACACCTTGCCAGACGATAAGGTTGAGGCTGGCAAAATCAGGAGAAAGGCTACTCGATTCTGGTTATCGGAGGACTCCAAACTTTACAGACGCTCGTTTTCAGGGCCGTATTTGCTATGTGTGCACCCAGAGGCTACAGAACTCATCCtggaggagttacatgaaggaatttgcggaAGTCACACGGGGGGTAGGTCTTTGTCTCACAGAGCCTTAACGATGGGTTATTGGTGGCTGAGCATGCATAAGGAAGCCCTGgattatgtgaagaagtgcgaccaatgccagAGATTCACTCTGAGCATACACCAGCCTGGTGGAGAGCTAAACCCAATGTCCAGTCCCTGGCTATTTGCACAATGGGGCTTAGATATACTTGGTCCATTCTCCAAGGCAACAGGGAATAGAAAATTTCTTCTCGTCGGCAccgactacttcactaaatgg AGACTAGATGACGCAaaaggaagatgggtagaagagttaGCCCATGTCTTATGGACATACCGCACCACGCCTCGTAGGTCCACAGGTgaaacccctttttcaatgacctatggggccgaggctgtcATTCCACTGGAGGTGAACTTCCCAACCCAGAGGACCACCACCTTTTGTCCCGCTGCCAATGACAAACTTCTAGAAAAGGGCTTGGACCTCATCGATGAAAGAAGGGAAGGCGCGATGGTCCACCTAGCTAACTATCAGCAGAAGCTTAAGCAAGGTTACGACGCCAAGGTGAAGTCTAGGCCATTGGCGCCTAGAGATCTAGTACTGAGGAAAGTCTTGGGCACTGCAAGGAACCCCGCATGGGGAAAGCTCGGACCAAACTGGGAGGGACCGTACCGTATCACTTCCGTAGCTGGCATAGGAGCCTATTTTAGAAGACTTGGATGA
- the LOC115955616 gene encoding uncharacterized protein LOC115955616, whose product MSVLAWNCRGLGTLPAIRTLTEEVRKLNPVVVFLAETKVNTDRTKGFQQKIGFTQGIIVPSDGQSGGLAMLWREGTDIRFKSCSHSHIDVVVHGESKNGPWRIFGFYGHPDTSKRQSSWQLIEALYAQCSMPWVVCGDFSEILHPNEKLGWREKDANQIRDFRDVLNRCGLVDLGFVGQKFTWWNGRHGEQRTLLRLDRMVANEAWLQLFPEAKVFHISMSASDHCLLALSLNKNQQQKKRKKRFMFEAMWVSEAECKEIVDTAWNLHTEEAAMSVQDRLKRCQSNLVGWDQNKFGNVNKKLKQK is encoded by the coding sequence ATGAGTGTGTTAGCTTGGAATTGCCGGGGGTTGGGGACTCTTCCGGCAATCCGTACACTCACTGAGGAGGTGAGGAAATTAAACCCCGTGGTGGTTTTTCTGGCAGAAACAAAGGTGAACACCGACAGGACGAAGGGTTTTCAACAGAAGATAGGTTTTACGCAGGGGATTATTGTTCCGAGTGATGGTCAGAGTGGTGGGTTAGCGATGCTTTGGAGAGAAGGCACGGATATTCGGTTTAAGAGCTGTTCGCACTCGCACATTGATGTTGTAGTTCATGGGGAGAGTAAGAATGGTCCGTGGAGGATTTTCGGTTTCTACGGGCATCCGGATACAAGCAAAAGGCAGAGTTCGTGGCAATTGATAGAAGCCCTCTATGCCCAATGTAGTATGCCGTGGGTGGTTTGTGGGGATTTTAGTGAGATTTTGCATCCAAATGAGAAGTTAGGCTGGAGGGAGAAGGATGCAAATCAGATCAGGGACTTTCGCGATGTTCTCAACAGGTGCGGTCTGGTTGATTTAGGATTTGTGGGGCAAAAATTTACCTGGTGGAACGGACGGCATGGGGAGCAACGTACGCTTCTTCGTCTTGACAGAATGGTGGCCAATGAAGCTTGGCTCCAGCTCTTCCCCGAAGCCAAAGTATTTCACATTTCGATGTCGGCATCAGACCATTGTTTGTTGGCTTTATCCCTGAACAAGAATCAGCAgcagaagaaaaggaaaaagagattCATGTTTGAAGCAATGTGGGTAAGCGAGGCAGAGTGCAAAGAAATTGTGGATACGGCTTGGAATTTGCATACAGAGGAGGCTGCTATGTCCGTCCAAGATAGGCTCAAAAGGTGCCAAAGTAATCTAGTAGGGTGGGATCAGAATAAATTCGGGAATGTGAATAAGAAGTTAAAACAGAAATAA
- the LOC115955623 gene encoding uncharacterized protein LOC115955623 translates to MEFHDEDDADDDIGIQRDTNTTTGYRPPADSFYANTWENMFDPSRLLEPFVCTWPVISIDGTHLYGKYKGVLMIAMATDANQKVLPLAFAVVDKESGPSWGWFLECLRTSIEHVIPEDGICIISDRHKGIKCAIREWPIGEDGREQVYHRYCLRHVASNFNTKFKDPTLKALALKAGYATHEAKFTSIMQTIKEAEINLLRGVDPTDRHILRYMPYTYLMSEDVDKWTQSQDGGRRYGAMTTNISECFNGVLKGARGLPIAAMVEFTWSKLVAYFYDRREKILFDLSQGKVWSDYAMKIYNKNEQKTAGHTLRNFNHEIGVYQVVTPYNDHRGGGGNHNHEVHVIEQTCGCGKWQNLKIPCSHAIKVLKGLHLDATSYIDPCYSLNNAIQTYSHHFVVPKSESLWRDVRGPRWVPNPQLLRGKGRPVKSRLRNEMDGIQRERGSRREDPDLREIQPRQRCGVCHQEGHNRRCCPNSHGASTSGSAAN, encoded by the exons atggagttccatgatgaagatgatgcaGACGATGATATTGGCATCCAGCGTGATACAAATACGACCACTGGCTACAGACCTCCTGCCGACTCATTCTACgcaaatacttgggaaaatatgTTTGATCCTTCACGTCTATTAGAACCATTTGTTTGTACTTG GCCAGTGATCAGTATTGATGGGACTCATTTGTATGGTAAATACAAAGGGGTGTTGATGATTGCAATGGCAACTGATGCTAACCAAAAGGTTTTGCCTCTCGCCTTTGCTGTTGTAGACAAGGAGTCAGGGCCTAGTTGGGGTTGGTTTTTAGAGTGTCTTAGGACTTCCATAGAGCATGTCATACCTGAGGATGGCATTTGCATTATTTCTGACCGACATAAAGGTATCAAATGCGCCATTCGAGAGTGGCCTATAGGTGAGGACGGAAGAGAACAGGTATATCATcgatattgccttcgacatgttgctagcaacttcaacacaAAATTTAAGGACCCGACTTTAAAGGCATTAGCCTTGAAAGCTGGATATGCAACTCATGAAGCAAAATTCACGTCCATAATGCAAACCATTAAGGAGGCCGAGATTAATTTACTGAGGGGTGTAGACCCTACTGATCGCCACATCCTACGCTATATGCCTTACACATATCTAATGAGTGAGGATGTTGATAAATGGACCCAGTCACAGGATGGTGGAAGACGTTacggggcaatgacaaccaatatctCTGAGTGTTTTAATGGGGTACTTAAAGGTGCCCGCGGTTTGCCCATTGCTGCAATGGTTGAGTTCACATGGTCCaaacttgttgcatatttcTACGATCGACGtgaaaaaattctttttgaTCTCTCTCAAGGTAAGGTGTGGAGTGATTATGCAATGAAgatctataacaaaaatgagCAGAAAACTGCAGGACACACTCTGAGGAATTTTAATCATGAAATTGGTGTATATCAAGTGGTTACCCCGTATAACGATCATAGAGGTGGAGGGGGAAACCACAATCATGAAGTGCATGTAATTGAGCAAACATGTGGTTGTGGGAAGTGGCAAAACTTGaagatcccttgttcacatgcaattaaagttCTTAAAGGTCTGCACCTCGATGCGACCAGCTATATTGACCCATGTTACAGTTTGAACAACGCCATTCAGACATATTCACATCATTTTGTGGTGCCAAAATCAGAGTCATTGTGGAGGGATGTTCGCGGACCACGATGGGTGCCTAACCCACAGCTGTTGCGGGGCAAAGGTCGTCCTGTGAAGTCAAGattaaggaatgaaatggatgggATACAACGAGAACGGGGAAGCCGGAGGGAAGATCCGGACTTGAGAGAGATTCAACCAAGGCAACGATGTGGAGTGTGTCATCAAGAGGGGCATAACCGCAGATGCTGTCCCAATTCCCATGGGGCTTCGACAAGTGGTAGTGCTGCAAACTAG
- the LOC115992279 gene encoding protein CTR9 homolog — MTGLGQVQLKLGDLRSAQSNFDKVLEIYPDNCETLKALGHIYVQLGQTEKAQEFMRKATKIDPRDSQAFFELGELLISSDTGAALDAFKTARSLLKKGGQEVPIELLNNIGVHHFERGEFELAEQSFKEALGDGVWLPFIEGSDKFQEIDASASVLQYKDRQLFHRLEDSGRHVELPWNKVTPLFNLARLQEQLHNAETASILYRLILYKYPDYVDAYLRLAAIAKARNNVQLSIELERTIQIQF; from the exons ATGACAGGTTTGGGACAAGTACAGTTGAAGTTGGGGGATTTGAGAAGTGCACAGTCAAACTTCGATAAGGTTTTGGAGATTTACCCTGATAATTGTGAGACATTGAAA GCTCTTGGGCACATATACGTTCAGCTTGGCCAGACTGAGAAGGCCCAGGAATTTATGAGGAAGGCTACCAAAATTGACCCACGTGATTCTCAG GCATTTTTTGAGCTGGGGGAATTGTTAATTTCATCTGACACAGGAGCAGCTCTGGATGCCTTCAAAACT GCTCGCAGTCTTTTGAAAAAGGGAGGTCAAGAAGTACCAATTGAATTGCTTAACAATATTGGAGTTCATCATTTTGAAAGGGGAGAGTTTGAG CTTGCTGAACAATCTTTCAAGGAGGCTCTAGGTGATGGAGTTTGGCTTCCTTTCATTGAGGGTAGTGACAAGTTCCAAGAGATTGATGCTAGTGCATCTGTTCTTCAATACAAGGACAGGCAATTATTTCATCGACTTGAAGATAGTGGTCGCCATGTGGAACTACCTTGGAATAAAGTCACACCGCTATTTAATCTTGCCAGATTACAAGAGCAGTTACACAATGCTGAAACTGCAAGCATTTTGTACCGACTAATCTTATATAAG TATCCAGACTATGTTGATGCTTATCTGAGACTTGCTGCCATTGCAAAAGCACGAAACAATGTTCAATTAAGCATCGAACTG GAGAGGACAATACAGATTCAATTCTAA
- the LOC115992288 gene encoding uncharacterized protein LOC115992288, whose protein sequence is MEAAKQRVRAAAARKKEEEKAKGKEGASTPHSSLKSSVKRKADGKDDPPSKKVAVSAGDVPSTKSPPKSGHGAGKGVMTSSGPVIEGPRCLLTHKDYAVEGVESLIKQTDLDPCAQLGTEDLGASAFFDIARALVRVKALQDRCVAKEGVVSRVRRHNANLMDQQAQYKEAVRLLNSELKDVKEKLGEAEGQQKKLEEEVSSLRAQVETAGTDAVQKFKTTQSFIDSCADYYGTGFDDCLRQVASAYPELDLSGITMDASVPMTPARETVADKGDGPISLDSLLNDAGVILAQPAVTIPAESSDAAQIAKDKADGVSKDVPAI, encoded by the exons ATGGAAGCTGCGAAGCAAAGGGTGAGGGCCGCTGCTGCCcgtaagaaggaggaggagaaagctAAGGGAAAAGAAGGAGCGTCAACCCCTCATTCCTCTTTGAAGAGTTCAGTTAAGAGGAAGGCTGACGGAAAGGACGATCCTCCTTCTAAGAAGGTAGCTGTCAGTGCAGGGGATGTGCCTTCCACGAAGTCGCCTCCCAAGTCTGGTCACGGTGCTGGGAAAGGAGTGATGACCTCTTCTGGTCCCGTCATTGAGGGACCCCGTTGCTTGCTGACCCACAAGGATTATGCTGTTGAGGGGGTAGAATCCCTCATAAAACAGACGGATCTTGACCCTTGTGCTCAGCTAGGGACGGAAGACCTGGGGGCGTCAGCTTTCTTTGACATAGCACGG GCcttggttcgtgtaaaagcaCTTCAAGACCGGTGCGTGGCCAAAGAAGGCGTCGTTTCTCGGGTTAGGAGGCATAACGCCAATCTGATGGATCAGCAAGCGCAATATAAGGAGGCCGTCCGTCTCTTAAACTCAGAGCTGAAGGATGTAAAGGAGAAGTTGGGAGAGGCTGAGGGTCAGCAGAAGAAGCTTGAGGAGGAGGTTTCATCCTTACGTGCACAAGTAGAGACGGCTGGGACTGATGCGGTCCAAAAATTCAAGACAACCCAGTCATTTATTGACTCCTGCGCTGATTATTACGGCACAGGTTTCGACGATTGTCTGAGGCAGGTAGCGTCAGCTTATCCAGAGTTGGATCTATCCGGAATTACCATGGACGCCTCCGTGCCGATGACTCCTGCTCGTGAAACTGTTGCTGACAAAGGTGACGGACCTATTAGTTTGGACTCTTTGCTTAATGATGCCGGAGTTATTTTGGCTCAGCCAGCCGTCACTATTCCTGCCGAGTCTTCAGATGCGGCACAAATTGCCAAGGATAAAGCTGACGGGGTCTCCAAGGATGTTCCTGCCATTTAA